In one Nicotiana tomentosiformis chromosome 6, ASM39032v3, whole genome shotgun sequence genomic region, the following are encoded:
- the LOC104086170 gene encoding vesicle-associated membrane protein 721, with product MGQQSLIYSFVARGTVILAEYTEFTGNFTSIASQCLQKLPASNNKFTYNCDGHTFNYLVDNGFTYCVVAVESVGRQVPIAFLERVKDDFTKKYGGGKAATAVANSLNREFGPKMKEQMQYCIDHPEEISKLAKVKAQVSEVKGVMMENIEKVLDRGEKIELLVDKTENLRSQAQDFKTQGTKVRRKMWLQNMKVKLIVLAIIVALILVIVLSICHGFKCH from the exons ATGGGGCAACAATCGTTGATCTACAGTTTCGTTGCGAGAGGAACGGTGATTTTGGCTGAGTATACAGAGTTCACTGGGAATTTCACAAGTATAGCATCGCAGTGCCTCCAGAAACTTCCTGCTTCCAATAACAAATTCACTTACAATTGTGACGGCCATACTTTCAACTACCTCGTTGATAACGGCTTCA CATACTGTGTTGTAGCTGTGGAATCTGTTGGCAGACAGGTCCCAATTGCATTTCTGGAGAGAGTGAAGGATGATTTCACCAAGAAATATGGTGGAGGCAAAGCTGCTACAGCTGTTGCTAACAGCTTGAACAGGGAGTTTGG GCCCAAAATGAAGGAGCAGATGCAATACTGTATTGATCATCCAGAGGAAATCAGTAAGCTTGCGAAGGTGAAGGCCCAGGTTTCAGAAGTTAAAGGTGTGATGATGGAAAACATTGAGAAG GTCCTGGATCGTGGGGAGAAAATTGAACTTCTGGTGGATAAAACTGAGAATCTTCGCTCACAG GCACAAGATTTCAAGACACAAGGAACGAAAGTCAGGAGAAAGATGTGGTTGCAGAACATGAAAGTAAAGCTTATAGTCCTGGCAATCATTGTTGCCTTGATTCTGGTCATAGTTCTTTCAATATGTCATGGCTTCAAATGTCATTAA